One Bdellovibrio bacteriovorus str. Tiberius DNA segment encodes these proteins:
- a CDS encoding HNH endonuclease, whose product MNEVVAAVGASQINLSLISNSELLSRMQNLVRTERKITHLILLHIAEIEARKLYAELGYDGMFPYLTRGLGYSEGSAYRRLHSARLLAQVPQIANKIESGSLNLSQLTKMQKCLAKSEDRGEILTVTKTLEVLQKIEDKNTFETEKTLAQEMNVPIESYEMLTPQRDDSVRLLVTLTKEHFSQLELSKSLLSHVCIEGTWAQVIGKLAEVFNKKKLEGRIAVTQSAIVAAADCVGNGAEDDEPKEPRETGVKRSRSYLPRGLRRELFKKAQYRCEYRDTFSGKKCQSSYQLQIDHRIPVALGGSDRAENLRVLCRTHNLAEARRMGIGIKAKI is encoded by the coding sequence ATGAACGAAGTCGTAGCTGCAGTGGGAGCCTCGCAAATCAATCTCAGCCTTATTTCCAACAGTGAGCTTTTGTCCAGGATGCAGAATCTTGTAAGGACGGAGCGGAAAATCACTCATTTGATTCTTTTGCATATTGCCGAAATTGAAGCCCGTAAACTTTATGCGGAATTGGGGTATGACGGAATGTTTCCCTACCTTACCCGTGGTTTGGGTTATTCTGAAGGCTCGGCTTATCGTCGCTTGCACTCTGCACGGCTGCTGGCGCAGGTTCCGCAGATCGCAAATAAAATTGAGAGCGGCAGTCTGAACCTGAGCCAATTGACCAAGATGCAAAAGTGCCTTGCTAAAAGCGAGGACAGGGGCGAAATCCTGACGGTGACCAAGACTTTGGAGGTCCTTCAAAAAATTGAAGATAAAAACACATTTGAAACAGAAAAGACTTTGGCTCAAGAGATGAATGTGCCCATTGAGAGTTATGAAATGTTAACTCCACAGCGGGATGACTCCGTTCGACTCTTAGTCACGCTAACGAAAGAACATTTTTCCCAACTGGAATTGTCAAAAAGTCTGCTAAGTCATGTCTGCATAGAAGGAACCTGGGCTCAAGTTATCGGAAAGCTCGCTGAAGTTTTTAATAAAAAGAAGTTGGAAGGGAGGATCGCCGTGACTCAGTCCGCCATCGTAGCGGCGGCGGACTGCGTTGGGAATGGAGCTGAGGACGACGAACCTAAAGAGCCCAGAGAAACCGGGGTAAAAAGGAGCCGGAGTTATCTGCCCCGAGGGCTGCGGCGTGAACTGTTCAAAAAAGCACAATATCGCTGTGAATACAGAGACACCTTCAGCGGGAAGAAATGCCAAAGCAGCTATCAGCTTCAAATTGACCACCGCATTCCTGTTGCGCTGGGTGGAAGCGATAGAGCTGAAAACTTGAGGGTGCTTTGTCGCACGCATAATCTGGCGGAAGCCAGACGGATGGGAATTGGCATCAAAGCCAAGATATAG
- a CDS encoding alkaline phosphatase D family protein, producing MTVSSVTARASMLALTTILTASCAEKSQAPESLTLKMMRMQAETNYQSELAQKDLKSVKKVQRVAFVCCAHQQQEQNLWQQVSAKNPDVVVFTGNSVSAVRYDEKPLGAQYKKLDQIEGYRQLRGKAPFMAVWDGLDFGLRHGDSGFEGKYESREAFLNYWNYIPKLQPKSAKGVEHSVILGAPGQRVQIIMLDTRFYATPWLDTGVDGEFKKNWNRSDSLLGTGQWSWLESELRKEAEYRVIVSPLQMAANTGGQERWGLFPLDRQKFFDTLRATNAQKVVIVSGNRGFGSVGKVDLLEGYGPLYDLTVGPMNGETSPREKDFHYVGGALEAFNFGLLEWDWKAKTVHLKLVDESGKTAQEMKLSL from the coding sequence ATGACTGTATCTTCTGTGACTGCCCGGGCTTCAATGCTGGCTTTGACAACTATTCTTACGGCTTCATGTGCTGAAAAAAGCCAGGCGCCGGAATCTTTGACCTTAAAAATGATGCGAATGCAGGCTGAAACCAATTATCAGTCCGAGCTTGCGCAAAAAGATCTGAAATCAGTTAAAAAAGTTCAGCGTGTGGCCTTTGTCTGCTGCGCGCATCAACAACAGGAACAAAATCTGTGGCAGCAGGTTTCGGCGAAAAATCCCGATGTCGTGGTCTTTACCGGCAACAGCGTCAGTGCGGTTCGCTATGACGAAAAACCACTGGGTGCCCAGTACAAAAAGCTGGATCAAATTGAAGGTTACCGTCAACTGCGTGGCAAAGCGCCTTTCATGGCGGTGTGGGACGGACTGGATTTCGGTCTTCGTCACGGGGACTCGGGCTTTGAAGGCAAATACGAAAGCCGCGAAGCTTTCCTGAACTATTGGAATTACATCCCGAAACTTCAGCCTAAATCCGCCAAGGGTGTTGAACACTCGGTGATTTTGGGCGCTCCAGGTCAGCGCGTGCAGATTATCATGCTGGACACGCGTTTCTATGCGACTCCGTGGCTGGACACTGGCGTGGATGGCGAGTTTAAGAAAAACTGGAACCGTTCAGATTCCTTGTTGGGAACCGGGCAGTGGAGCTGGCTTGAAAGCGAACTTCGTAAAGAGGCTGAATACCGCGTGATCGTGTCTCCGCTGCAGATGGCAGCCAACACTGGTGGCCAGGAACGTTGGGGCTTGTTCCCATTGGATCGTCAGAAGTTCTTTGATACTTTACGCGCCACTAACGCCCAAAAAGTGGTGATCGTCAGCGGCAATCGTGGTTTTGGCTCTGTCGGGAAAGTGGATCTGCTGGAAGGGTATGGTCCTCTGTATGATCTGACCGTGGGGCCGATGAACGGTGAAACCAGCCCGCGCGAAAAAGACTTCCACTATGTGGGTGGTGCTTTGGAAGCCTTTAACTTCGGTCTGCTGGAATGGGACTGGAAAGCCAAAACAGTTCACCTGAAACTGGTGGATGAAAGTGGTAAGACCGCGCAGGAAATGAAGCTGAGTCTGTAA
- a CDS encoding helical backbone metal receptor — protein sequence MRVVSMVPSWTETLLKAGVQVVGRTRFCIHPPKQITNIPIVGGTKDVSWDLVADLKPDLVLLDQEENPLEMAEECPVPYLATHVHSLESLQKELARLGEHFQNSQLMEMSVEALDLVEAPPLKWDMQKIPGFLEWVRPPGKSYDEVLYLIWKKPWMSVSRETYIGSVLEKLGAKVAAFPEGDKYPVVELEDFGNAFYLFSSEPFPFQKKIADLKALDIDGAIVNGESYSWFGVRSIEFLKEAYLQK from the coding sequence GTGCGAGTTGTTAGTATGGTTCCGTCATGGACCGAGACACTTTTAAAAGCCGGCGTTCAGGTTGTTGGACGCACGCGTTTTTGCATTCATCCCCCGAAGCAGATCACCAATATTCCGATCGTGGGGGGCACCAAGGATGTGTCATGGGATCTGGTGGCGGATTTAAAGCCTGATTTAGTTCTGCTGGATCAGGAAGAAAACCCCCTGGAAATGGCCGAAGAATGCCCGGTGCCTTATCTGGCGACCCATGTGCATTCTCTGGAATCCCTGCAAAAAGAGCTGGCCCGCCTAGGGGAGCACTTTCAAAATTCGCAGTTGATGGAGATGTCCGTGGAGGCTTTGGATCTGGTCGAGGCGCCACCGCTGAAATGGGATATGCAAAAGATCCCGGGCTTTTTGGAGTGGGTGCGCCCGCCGGGAAAAAGCTATGACGAGGTCCTTTATCTGATCTGGAAAAAACCCTGGATGAGTGTCAGCCGCGAAACCTACATTGGTTCGGTGCTGGAAAAGCTGGGCGCCAAGGTGGCCGCATTTCCCGAGGGCGATAAGTACCCGGTGGTGGAACTGGAAGACTTCGGCAATGCCTTCTATTTGTTTTCTTCTGAACCGTTCCCCTTCCAAAAAAAGATCGCGGATCTGAAAGCTCTGGATATTGATGGCGCCATCGTCAACGGGGAGTCTTATTCCTGGTTCGGTGTTCGCAGTATCGAGTTTTTGAAGGAAGCCTATCTCCAGAAGTAG
- a CDS encoding enoyl ACP reductase FabMG family protein, with the protein MTQLFPLNEKPSLSPYKKGDVLVLFGELFTRGYANGLVEEAERRGMTIVRATVGRREKDGSLRALNAEETANIPRPFINVPMEAGFDMEPDSKGVTPCQQLEGVKMSEWDKVNLDWASIEESQKNGTARFKKNTELFLKELEQYIPAGANVLFAHLMAGGVPRTKVIMPVLNRVAKGTGDRHISSQALMDSEIGKLCLKNFQDVTADTFKHLIDLSTPLRKKLEASGSHVSYTAYGYHGAEVLIRGQYKWQTYTCYFQGWAKMALEKHAEDFAKQGVHCCVYNCPEILTNSSSIFQGVEVSLYPLIAAIHKDAGDKKHAEQVLNDCKALLKDDVTLEQIIKTTDDYLTNDLTLEFTKFDKWPQHSRQDQMEYMLKNSDALFDMHKDPKNLLTAVLSEVVFKSCGYVMLHDSWAPKAPVAWIGHDLVARCM; encoded by the coding sequence ATGACGCAACTTTTCCCTCTGAACGAGAAGCCATCCCTGAGCCCGTACAAAAAAGGCGATGTCCTGGTCTTGTTCGGCGAACTATTCACTCGCGGATATGCCAATGGTTTGGTTGAAGAAGCTGAACGCCGTGGAATGACCATTGTCCGTGCCACTGTCGGCCGCCGTGAAAAAGACGGTTCTTTGCGCGCTTTAAATGCAGAAGAAACTGCCAACATCCCTCGTCCATTCATCAACGTGCCGATGGAAGCCGGTTTTGACATGGAACCAGACTCCAAAGGCGTGACTCCTTGCCAGCAATTGGAAGGCGTTAAAATGAGCGAATGGGACAAGGTCAACTTGGACTGGGCTTCCATTGAAGAATCCCAGAAAAACGGCACCGCTCGCTTCAAAAAGAACACCGAACTTTTCCTTAAAGAGCTGGAACAGTACATCCCGGCAGGTGCCAATGTGTTGTTTGCACACTTGATGGCCGGCGGCGTTCCGCGCACAAAAGTGATCATGCCAGTTTTGAACCGCGTTGCCAAAGGCACCGGGGACCGCCACATTTCATCCCAGGCTTTGATGGATTCTGAAATCGGCAAGCTTTGCCTGAAGAACTTCCAGGACGTCACCGCGGATACCTTCAAGCACCTGATTGATCTTTCCACCCCGTTGCGCAAAAAACTGGAAGCTTCCGGCAGCCACGTTTCTTACACAGCTTACGGATACCATGGCGCCGAAGTCCTGATCCGTGGTCAGTACAAGTGGCAAACTTACACGTGCTACTTCCAGGGTTGGGCAAAAATGGCGCTTGAAAAACACGCCGAAGACTTCGCCAAACAAGGCGTTCACTGCTGCGTTTACAACTGCCCAGAGATTTTGACGAACTCAAGCTCGATCTTCCAGGGTGTTGAAGTATCACTTTACCCTTTGATCGCAGCTATCCATAAAGACGCTGGCGACAAGAAACACGCTGAGCAGGTTCTGAACGACTGCAAAGCGCTTCTAAAAGATGACGTAACACTTGAACAAATCATCAAAACCACTGACGACTACTTGACCAATGATCTGACTTTGGAATTCACCAAGTTCGACAAATGGCCTCAGCATTCCCGTCAGGATCAAATGGAGTACATGCTGAAAAATTCAGATGCATTGTTTGATATGCACAAAGATCCAAAGAATCTGCTGACCGCAGTTTTGTCTGAAGTGGTGTTTAAATCCTGTGGTTATGTGATGCTTCACGACTCCTGGGCTCCAAAAGCTCCGGTGGCGTGGATTGGTCACGACCTCGTAGCCCGCTGCATGTAA